One Primulina huaijiensis isolate GDHJ02 chromosome 5, ASM1229523v2, whole genome shotgun sequence DNA segment encodes these proteins:
- the LOC140976621 gene encoding zinc finger CCCH domain-containing protein 32-like isoform X1, giving the protein MERYSRAHFVEAGQVDPVAEWAAFGGETGLEEPMWQLGLGGGSESYAERPDEADCIHYLRTGFCGYGPRCRFNHPHDRGAATGSLRSGGGEYPERFGQPVCQHYMQTGICKFGTSCKYDHPKHRIESSAAVTLNFYGYPLREGEKECAFYIKTGQCKFGFTCKFHHPQPAGLQVPAQLAGPLAGPPGLPGTTVFPTARSPIQSSQQYGIVPGNWPLARPAILPGSYAPGNYGPLIFPPGVVPVPGWTPYPVTAATPVPPSSTQPTIGASPMIGIMPLSTSTSAFSGSYVPISSSTGHSSSSQKENAFPDRPGQPECQYYLKTGDCKYGSTCKYHHPPDWSALRSGSLLSPMGLPLRSGAPVCSHYAQNGVCKYGPSCKFDHPMRTLSYSTSASSLTDMHVAPYPVGHMNASLAPSSSSSDFRPDPISGITKDAFSMPMSCLNSTSASSGSSFSKSEPVPESNVHQSGQCSSFSSDHSSPDQGG; this is encoded by the exons ATGGAGAGGTACAGCAGAGCCCATTTTGTCGAGGCGGGTCAGGTGGATCCTGTGGCGGAATGGGCGGCGTTTGGAGGTGAAACGGGCCTTGAAG AGCCTATGTGGCAGCTGGGCCTCGGTGGTGGGTCCGAGTCGTACGCTGAAAGGCCGGATGAAGCCGATTGCATCCATTATCTGAGGACTGGCTTCTGCGGGTACGGTCCTCGCTGCCGGTTCAATCATCCCCACGATCGTGGCGCG GCAACGGGATCCTTGAGGTCTGGTGGAGGTGAGTACCCGGAGCGCTTTGGGCAACCTGTCTGTCAG CACTACATGCAAACGGGAATTTGTAAATTTGGTACTTCCTGCAAATATGACCACCCAAAGCACAGAATTGAATCCTCCGCCGCAGTGACCCTGAATTTTTATGGATACCCTTTGCGAGAG GGTGAAAAGGAATGTgcattttatattaaaacaggGCAATGCAAGTTCGGCTTCACCTGTAAATTTCATCATCCACAACCTGCTGGGTTACAAGTGCCTGCTCAGTTAGCTGGTCCTTTGGCTGGTCCACCAGGTTTGCCAGGAACCACAGTGTTTCCAACCGCACGGTCTCCAATTCAGTCTTCCCAACAATATGGAATTGTTCCTGGAAACTGGCCATTGGCCAGACCAGCCATACTTCCTGGATCATACGCCCCTGGAAATTACGGTCCATTGATATTTCCCCCTGGAGTTGTTCCTGTTCCTGGTTGGACACCATATCCGGTA ACTGCTGCTACTCCTGTGCCCCCTTCAAGTACTCAACCAACTATTGGTGCGAGCCCAATGATTGGGATAATGCCACTATCAACCTCTACCAGTGCATTCTCAGGATCATATGTCCCAATCTCCTCTTCCACTGGCCACTCAAGTAGCAGTCAAAAGGAAAACGCCTTTCCAGATAGACCTGGCCAACCAGAATGTCAGTATTATTTGAAGACAGGAGATTGTAAATATGGATCCACATGTAAATATCATCATCCACCAGATTGGAGTGCACTTAGATCAGGTTCTCTACTGAGTCCAATGGGTCTGCCATTACGCTCA gGTGCACCGGTATGCTCACACTATGCCCAAAATGGAGTATGCAAATACGGGCCCTCGTGCAAATTCGATCACCCAATGAGGACTTTGAGTTACAGCACATCTGCATCTTCTCTTACTGATATGCATGTCGCTCCCTACCCCGTGGGGCATATGAATGCATCCTTGGCTCCATCATCATCTTCGTCAGACTTTAGGCCTGATCCTATTTCCGGAATCACAAAAGATGCCTTTTCAATGCCAATGTCGTGTCTGAATAGTACAAGTGCTTCTTCTGgctcatcattctcaaaaagtGAGCCTGTTCCAGAATCAAATGTTCACCAATCTGGGCAGTGTTCCTCCTTTTCAAGCGACCACAGTAGCCCAGATCAAGGAGGCTAG
- the LOC140976621 gene encoding zinc finger CCCH domain-containing protein 32-like isoform X2 — protein MERYSRAHFVEAGQVDPVAEWAAFGGETGLEEPMWQLGLGGGSESYAERPDEADCIHYLRTGFCGYGPRCRFNHPHDRGAATGSLRSGGGEYPERFGQPVCQHYMQTGICKFGTSCKYDHPKHRIESSAAVTLNFYGYPLREGEKECAFYIKTGQCKFGFTCKFHHPQPAGLQVPAQLAGPLAGPPGLPGTTVFPTARSPIQSSQQYGIVPGNWPLARPAILPGSYAPGNYGPLIFPPGVVPVPGWTPYPTAATPVPPSSTQPTIGASPMIGIMPLSTSTSAFSGSYVPISSSTGHSSSSQKENAFPDRPGQPECQYYLKTGDCKYGSTCKYHHPPDWSALRSGSLLSPMGLPLRSGAPVCSHYAQNGVCKYGPSCKFDHPMRTLSYSTSASSLTDMHVAPYPVGHMNASLAPSSSSSDFRPDPISGITKDAFSMPMSCLNSTSASSGSSFSKSEPVPESNVHQSGQCSSFSSDHSSPDQGG, from the exons ATGGAGAGGTACAGCAGAGCCCATTTTGTCGAGGCGGGTCAGGTGGATCCTGTGGCGGAATGGGCGGCGTTTGGAGGTGAAACGGGCCTTGAAG AGCCTATGTGGCAGCTGGGCCTCGGTGGTGGGTCCGAGTCGTACGCTGAAAGGCCGGATGAAGCCGATTGCATCCATTATCTGAGGACTGGCTTCTGCGGGTACGGTCCTCGCTGCCGGTTCAATCATCCCCACGATCGTGGCGCG GCAACGGGATCCTTGAGGTCTGGTGGAGGTGAGTACCCGGAGCGCTTTGGGCAACCTGTCTGTCAG CACTACATGCAAACGGGAATTTGTAAATTTGGTACTTCCTGCAAATATGACCACCCAAAGCACAGAATTGAATCCTCCGCCGCAGTGACCCTGAATTTTTATGGATACCCTTTGCGAGAG GGTGAAAAGGAATGTgcattttatattaaaacaggGCAATGCAAGTTCGGCTTCACCTGTAAATTTCATCATCCACAACCTGCTGGGTTACAAGTGCCTGCTCAGTTAGCTGGTCCTTTGGCTGGTCCACCAGGTTTGCCAGGAACCACAGTGTTTCCAACCGCACGGTCTCCAATTCAGTCTTCCCAACAATATGGAATTGTTCCTGGAAACTGGCCATTGGCCAGACCAGCCATACTTCCTGGATCATACGCCCCTGGAAATTACGGTCCATTGATATTTCCCCCTGGAGTTGTTCCTGTTCCTGGTTGGACACCATATCCG ACTGCTGCTACTCCTGTGCCCCCTTCAAGTACTCAACCAACTATTGGTGCGAGCCCAATGATTGGGATAATGCCACTATCAACCTCTACCAGTGCATTCTCAGGATCATATGTCCCAATCTCCTCTTCCACTGGCCACTCAAGTAGCAGTCAAAAGGAAAACGCCTTTCCAGATAGACCTGGCCAACCAGAATGTCAGTATTATTTGAAGACAGGAGATTGTAAATATGGATCCACATGTAAATATCATCATCCACCAGATTGGAGTGCACTTAGATCAGGTTCTCTACTGAGTCCAATGGGTCTGCCATTACGCTCA gGTGCACCGGTATGCTCACACTATGCCCAAAATGGAGTATGCAAATACGGGCCCTCGTGCAAATTCGATCACCCAATGAGGACTTTGAGTTACAGCACATCTGCATCTTCTCTTACTGATATGCATGTCGCTCCCTACCCCGTGGGGCATATGAATGCATCCTTGGCTCCATCATCATCTTCGTCAGACTTTAGGCCTGATCCTATTTCCGGAATCACAAAAGATGCCTTTTCAATGCCAATGTCGTGTCTGAATAGTACAAGTGCTTCTTCTGgctcatcattctcaaaaagtGAGCCTGTTCCAGAATCAAATGTTCACCAATCTGGGCAGTGTTCCTCCTTTTCAAGCGACCACAGTAGCCCAGATCAAGGAGGCTAG